A region from the Chitinispirillum alkaliphilum genome encodes:
- a CDS encoding glycosyl transferase, group 1 → MSTSLVSGKSQSILSPGICSVECTTKKPPRKKESHHLPDQESLRQICWKVGKRFPAELNQEGMALLAVYPHLGFLQWHINDSTVQNIKTTHKDSFSEQTKLIIRVYDVTNVQFNGFNANRQFDIEINSTSGSYYLNIDHFESNLMAELGFLFSDGRFVYCCRSNTMYFDRPRKSSRMKTSGLYVSQAFTRIFPVENVACSAVFDEMNLLLKKTGDAPISTAIFLNELALSDSTYEEQPLEKFIKGVVSKCRSMGTSPVVFSGKKSHLSGDNSLPLTERVRLTSSKLLLEFERKHKRTPFECIQCHDWYSAPAAMAAAANTSLPLIAVLHSTELQRSGQINGERSALSEHIETIESNLVSEADTILCADELIKDLVLQHYKKDPEHVFVVPDTLNVSADNGKHGDYIRCRYGLSNQNPIILFAGEMSCSSGADLLMEAIPNVCREFSHGQFVFAGDGPIMGELQHRAWHTGVSELCRFTGDISSELFDQLLNVTDLVIIPARSCQDPGVAHAALSAGKPVIATHQSGLFDIKHGINGLLVYDNHGSITWGIKEMLSNPLRVLQSSLVNDSSLMRTTESIAGMYINKWALAAIKQREKQNG, encoded by the coding sequence ATGTCAACTTCTCTTGTTTCCGGCAAATCACAGTCTATACTCAGTCCCGGCATCTGCAGCGTAGAGTGTACTACAAAAAAACCACCCAGAAAAAAAGAGTCGCACCATCTTCCCGATCAGGAGTCATTAAGGCAGATTTGCTGGAAAGTGGGCAAACGGTTTCCTGCAGAACTAAATCAGGAGGGCATGGCGTTACTTGCAGTCTATCCGCATCTGGGATTTTTACAATGGCATATTAACGATTCAACTGTTCAGAACATAAAAACTACCCACAAAGACTCCTTCAGCGAACAGACAAAACTTATAATAAGGGTGTACGATGTAACGAATGTTCAATTTAATGGCTTTAATGCAAACAGACAATTCGATATCGAGATCAATTCCACTTCAGGGTCTTACTATCTCAACATCGACCATTTTGAATCAAATCTAATGGCTGAACTGGGATTTCTGTTTTCTGATGGTAGGTTCGTCTACTGCTGTCGTTCAAATACGATGTATTTTGACCGCCCGCGTAAGTCTTCCCGTATGAAAACCTCAGGACTATACGTAAGTCAAGCTTTTACAAGAATATTTCCCGTCGAAAATGTGGCATGTTCAGCAGTTTTCGATGAGATGAACCTGCTGCTGAAAAAAACCGGGGATGCCCCTATTTCCACAGCAATTTTTCTTAACGAATTGGCTCTGTCCGATAGCACCTATGAAGAACAGCCTTTGGAGAAATTCATCAAGGGAGTTGTTTCAAAGTGCAGATCCATGGGGACTTCTCCGGTGGTTTTTTCAGGTAAAAAATCTCATCTCTCGGGAGATAATTCACTGCCCCTCACAGAGAGAGTCCGCCTTACTTCATCAAAACTGCTTCTTGAGTTTGAACGCAAACACAAACGGACTCCTTTTGAGTGCATTCAGTGCCACGACTGGTACAGCGCCCCTGCAGCCATGGCAGCGGCCGCAAATACCTCACTGCCGCTTATTGCTGTTCTTCATTCAACTGAGCTGCAGAGATCTGGTCAGATAAACGGAGAGAGAAGCGCGTTGTCAGAACACATAGAAACAATTGAGAGTAATCTTGTATCAGAAGCAGATACGATTCTATGTGCCGATGAACTTATAAAAGATTTGGTTTTGCAACATTACAAAAAGGATCCGGAACATGTCTTTGTCGTCCCCGACACATTAAATGTTTCTGCCGATAATGGCAAACACGGGGATTACATACGATGCAGGTATGGTTTGTCAAACCAGAACCCCATAATTCTCTTTGCCGGAGAGATGTCCTGTTCATCGGGAGCAGATCTTCTGATGGAGGCTATTCCAAATGTTTGCAGGGAATTTTCGCATGGACAATTTGTATTTGCCGGCGATGGACCGATTATGGGAGAGCTCCAGCACAGAGCCTGGCACACGGGGGTAAGTGAGCTATGTCGATTTACAGGAGATATTTCTTCTGAACTTTTCGACCAGCTGCTTAATGTGACAGATCTGGTGATTATACCAGCAAGGAGCTGTCAGGATCCGGGTGTTGCACACGCAGCCCTAAGCGCAGGCAAACCGGTCATTGCAACTCATCAATCGGGACTTTTTGACATTAAACACGGGATTAACGGCTTGTTAGTCTATGATAACCATGGTTCAATCACCTGGGGTATAAAGGAGATGCTTTCTAATCCGCTCAGGGTTCTCCAGTCATCATTAGTAAATGACTCGAGTTTGATGAGGACAACAGAGAGTATAGCTGGGATGTATATCAACAAATGGGCTCTTGCTGCCATAAAACAAAGGGAGAAGCAAAATGGTTAA
- a CDS encoding Anhydro-N-acetylmuramic acid kinase — protein MSADIQGKLKRKKNRRILIISAGGIQSGIQALYIGTENGSWNIHSKAFIPYPKKVGTLIGKLIETQDPITPSELAWLEYKTTMLFLESATAALAQAPKAIGKPHFVVLNKLTLWKGKTGENLQQSNWNLTVGDAQFVASSLNLPVFTDFIRHNILAGGPGVLPLFPGILKISKQVSGPAVFVNIGLLSRITIIDNDNSTLITESDSGPGTILVDKCAQAADSPDGFDRDGNLSQKGVVNTESLETLSSEPWFKKPAPKHSSIDSFLHLLEKEEIKSLDPIDRVATITALTAKTIFDFYTREYPLKTNPGAVWISGGGSNNLAIINYLSAYFDPIPIRTIEELGVPADVKIPLALGLSVDTFISGNSVPWETGNNPVIKPLARWITP, from the coding sequence ATGAGCGCAGACATTCAGGGAAAACTGAAAAGGAAAAAGAATCGCCGGATTCTGATTATTTCTGCAGGCGGGATACAATCTGGAATTCAGGCGCTATATATAGGAACAGAGAACGGCTCCTGGAATATTCATTCCAAGGCATTCATTCCCTACCCCAAAAAAGTTGGTACACTGATAGGGAAACTAATCGAAACACAGGATCCGATAACTCCTTCAGAGCTGGCCTGGCTGGAATACAAAACCACCATGCTTTTTCTTGAAAGCGCAACCGCAGCACTTGCCCAGGCCCCAAAGGCAATCGGCAAACCCCATTTCGTAGTCTTGAATAAACTAACACTCTGGAAGGGCAAAACGGGAGAAAACCTTCAGCAAAGCAATTGGAATCTCACCGTAGGGGATGCTCAGTTTGTTGCAAGCTCCCTGAACCTGCCGGTTTTCACCGATTTTATCAGACATAACATTCTTGCAGGTGGTCCGGGAGTGCTTCCGCTGTTTCCTGGGATTCTGAAAATTTCAAAACAGGTTAGCGGACCGGCTGTTTTTGTAAACATCGGCCTTCTCTCACGAATAACTATAATCGACAATGACAACTCCACACTGATAACAGAATCTGATTCCGGACCCGGGACCATACTGGTAGATAAATGTGCTCAGGCTGCTGATTCACCCGATGGGTTCGACCGGGATGGCAATCTTTCTCAAAAAGGAGTGGTAAACACTGAGAGTCTGGAAACACTCTCTTCAGAGCCATGGTTTAAAAAACCGGCACCAAAGCACTCATCAATCGATTCGTTTTTACACCTGCTGGAAAAAGAGGAAATCAAATCACTGGACCCAATCGACAGAGTCGCAACAATCACAGCCCTGACCGCCAAAACAATATTTGATTTTTATACAAGAGAATACCCCCTGAAAACCAATCCCGGGGCAGTTTGGATCTCGGGAGGAGGAAGCAACAACTTAGCTATTATCAATTATCTAAGCGCCTATTTTGATCCAATACCTATCAGAACAATTGAGGAGCTCGGCGTACCTGCAGATGTAAAAATTCCGCTTGCACTGGGTTTGAGTGTCGACACTTTCATTTCAGGGAATTCTGTTCCTTGGGAAACCGGAAACAATCCGGTAATTAAACCTCTTGCCCGCTGGATTACTCCATGA
- a CDS encoding Phenylacetate-coenzyme A ligase, giving the protein MIWNETMECADRKTMERFQSEKLRDMVTRVYHNVPFYRQKMQQMHIGPEDITSVNDLHKLPFTTKNDLRDTYPYGLFSVPLSEIVRIHASSGTTGKPTVVGYTRKDLATWSEVVARTLSCAEITRDDFIQIAYGYGLFTGGLGVHYGSEKLGAVVIPVSGGNTKRQLQLLQDFGSTVIACTPSYALYLAEAIEEHGLKKEDLKLRVGIFGAEPWSESMRNTIENNLGILAIDIYGLSEIIGPGVASECVHKCGLHINEDHFIPEIINPETLEPVEKGEKGELVFTTVTKEGLPLIRYRTRDLTRLIYDKCACGRTLVRMEKCLGRSDDMLIIRGVNIFPSQVETVLLEMSETLPHYMLIVERENNLDKLTLMVEVEEQFFSDEIKELENLRNKIRHSAESALGISVSVKLVEPKTIERSEGKAKRVIDKRSI; this is encoded by the coding sequence ATGATCTGGAATGAAACTATGGAATGCGCAGACCGTAAGACCATGGAGCGCTTTCAGTCTGAGAAATTAAGGGACATGGTAACCAGGGTGTATCACAACGTTCCCTTCTACCGTCAAAAAATGCAGCAGATGCATATCGGCCCCGAGGATATCACCTCTGTTAACGATCTTCACAAACTGCCCTTTACAACCAAAAACGATCTCCGTGATACCTACCCCTATGGACTATTCTCTGTACCATTGAGCGAAATTGTCCGAATTCACGCTTCCTCAGGAACAACCGGCAAACCTACAGTTGTGGGGTATACAAGAAAAGACCTTGCGACCTGGTCTGAGGTTGTGGCCCGCACACTTTCATGTGCTGAAATTACCCGTGATGATTTTATTCAGATAGCGTATGGCTATGGCCTTTTTACAGGGGGACTTGGAGTTCATTACGGAAGTGAAAAGCTTGGTGCAGTTGTGATCCCGGTTTCAGGGGGTAACACTAAAAGACAACTCCAGCTTCTTCAGGATTTCGGAAGTACCGTAATTGCATGTACGCCCTCCTATGCGCTCTACCTTGCAGAGGCAATCGAAGAGCATGGTTTGAAAAAAGAGGATCTTAAACTGAGGGTTGGCATATTTGGTGCAGAGCCATGGTCCGAAAGCATGCGTAACACAATAGAGAACAACCTTGGCATACTGGCCATTGACATCTATGGTCTGAGCGAAATCATAGGTCCGGGTGTGGCAAGTGAGTGTGTACACAAGTGCGGTCTCCACATAAATGAGGACCACTTCATTCCCGAGATAATTAATCCGGAAACACTGGAACCTGTTGAAAAGGGAGAGAAGGGTGAGCTTGTATTCACCACCGTAACCAAGGAGGGTCTGCCGCTTATCAGGTATCGCACCCGTGATCTGACTCGTCTGATCTATGATAAATGTGCGTGTGGAAGAACCCTGGTGAGGATGGAGAAGTGCCTTGGCCGCAGTGATGACATGCTGATTATCAGAGGGGTGAACATCTTTCCCTCACAGGTCGAAACAGTTCTCCTTGAGATGAGTGAGACCCTTCCCCATTACATGCTCATTGTTGAGCGGGAAAACAATCTTGACAAGCTCACTCTTATGGTTGAAGTTGAGGAACAGTTCTTCTCAGATGAAATAAAGGAACTTGAAAATCTGAGAAACAAAATCAGACACAGTGCTGAAAGTGCTCTTGGTATTTCCGTCTCAGTTAAACTGGTTGAACCCAAAACCATAGAGAGAAGCGAAGGTAAGGCAAAGCGAGTTATCGATAAAAGATCAATCTGA
- a CDS encoding Isocitrate dehydrogenase [NADP], with translation MAEKITMENGVLHVPQNPVIPYIEGDGTGPDIWKSASYVLEKAVEKAYDGKRSIVWKEVLAGEKAFNATGSWLPDETIEIFKEYLIGIKGPLTTPVGGGIRSLNVALRQILDLYVCLRPVRYFKGVPSPVRNPEKVDMAVFRENTEDVYSGKEVESATSEAAELIGFMKEKFNWDIREDSGIGIKPISKTGSQRLIRAAIEYAIENNRKSVTLVHKGNIQKFTEGAFMKWGYELAKSEYAEKVVSWEECGGNPGEKILIKDAIADIFFQQALTRADEFDVVATMNLNGDYISDALAAQVGGIGIAPGANINYITGHAIFEATHGTAPKYANQDKVNPSSVILSGELMLRYLKWHEAADLIVKGIEAAIAKGTVTYDFARLTEGAQTVSCSQFGREIVNNM, from the coding sequence ATGGCTGAAAAAATCACTATGGAAAACGGCGTTCTGCATGTACCCCAAAATCCGGTTATTCCTTATATAGAAGGTGACGGTACAGGGCCTGATATATGGAAATCCGCAAGCTATGTTCTTGAAAAAGCAGTTGAGAAGGCTTATGATGGCAAACGTTCAATTGTATGGAAAGAAGTTCTCGCCGGGGAGAAAGCGTTTAATGCTACCGGAAGCTGGCTTCCGGATGAAACAATAGAGATATTTAAAGAATACCTGATTGGAATAAAGGGGCCACTGACCACACCTGTTGGGGGCGGAATAAGATCTCTTAACGTCGCTCTTCGTCAGATACTTGATCTCTATGTGTGTCTTCGTCCAGTTCGCTATTTCAAAGGTGTGCCTTCACCGGTCAGAAATCCGGAAAAAGTGGATATGGCGGTGTTCAGAGAAAACACCGAAGATGTCTATTCTGGCAAAGAAGTTGAAAGCGCAACAAGTGAAGCGGCTGAGCTTATCGGTTTTATGAAAGAAAAGTTTAATTGGGATATAAGGGAAGACTCGGGTATAGGAATCAAACCCATATCAAAAACCGGCTCACAGAGACTGATTCGTGCCGCAATAGAGTACGCCATAGAAAACAATCGAAAAAGCGTCACTCTCGTGCATAAGGGCAACATTCAAAAATTCACTGAAGGTGCCTTTATGAAATGGGGCTATGAGCTGGCAAAAAGCGAATACGCTGAAAAGGTTGTAAGTTGGGAAGAGTGCGGAGGAAATCCCGGTGAAAAAATCCTCATTAAAGACGCCATTGCAGATATCTTTTTCCAGCAGGCGTTAACCCGTGCAGATGAATTTGATGTGGTTGCTACCATGAACCTTAATGGTGATTATATCAGTGATGCACTTGCTGCACAGGTAGGTGGGATAGGGATCGCCCCGGGAGCGAACATTAATTACATCACAGGTCATGCAATTTTTGAAGCGACCCACGGAACCGCTCCAAAATACGCAAATCAGGATAAGGTCAACCCCTCTTCTGTTATCCTTTCAGGCGAACTGATGCTTCGCTACCTGAAATGGCACGAAGCTGCGGACCTGATTGTTAAAGGAATAGAAGCCGCTATTGCCAAAGGGACGGTCACCTATGATTTTGCCAGACTTACAGAAGGAGCTCAGACCGTGTCCTGTTCACAGTTTGGCAGAGAAATTGTTAACAACATGTAG
- a CDS encoding Glycogen branching enzyme, GH57 family, with product MVKGYLSLVLHAHLPYVRHPEYDSFLEERWFFEALTGTYIPLIKVLRQLISEQVPFEITLSISPTLLSMLEDTTLQERYAHHLEKLIVLAEKEQNRNHHDGHLSWLASFYKDSFTETLQIFNSYDGKLSKAFLELHQSAQVKLITTSATHAVLPLYMSEPGAVKVQISTGISTFESVLGFRPQGFWLPECAYIPGIEDILRQEGIRYFFLESHGIDHADVVPLYGIYAPLFTPSGVAAFARDQDSTEEVWSAQKGFPGDPLYREFYRDIGHELDMDYIAPYIEDNVRVDTGIKYWKITGPGSHKGYYNPYRARERAADHAAIYMNKRIAQINQLSSVMSKEPVIVATFDAELFGHWWYEGPQWLDYLIRKTAFDQSTMAMLSPQSYLNRHPVHQHGMPCMSSWGHRGYFEVWCNGKTDWILTHLNECIRRMKCLAEKYSTVPQESKITKALNQCVRELLLAQSSDWPFMITNSTSEQYASRRVRDHISRFHFLADYIESNQSNSNMVETLEHLDSIFPNADFRMYSK from the coding sequence ATGGTTAAAGGATATCTCTCACTGGTTCTTCATGCTCATCTGCCATATGTAAGGCACCCTGAGTACGACTCATTTCTGGAAGAACGGTGGTTTTTTGAAGCGCTCACCGGAACATACATACCCCTCATAAAAGTTCTCAGGCAGCTTATATCTGAACAGGTTCCGTTTGAAATTACTTTGTCAATATCACCCACTCTGCTCAGTATGCTGGAGGACACCACTCTTCAGGAAAGATATGCCCATCACCTCGAAAAGCTCATAGTGCTGGCGGAAAAAGAGCAAAACAGAAACCACCACGATGGCCATCTCAGCTGGCTTGCATCTTTTTACAAGGATTCTTTTACAGAAACACTCCAGATTTTTAATTCCTATGACGGCAAACTCTCAAAAGCCTTCCTTGAACTCCATCAAAGCGCACAAGTAAAGCTTATAACCACTTCTGCCACTCATGCTGTTCTTCCGCTGTATATGTCTGAGCCCGGAGCGGTAAAAGTACAGATAAGCACAGGTATATCAACATTCGAATCGGTGCTGGGTTTCAGACCACAGGGATTCTGGCTTCCTGAGTGCGCCTATATTCCCGGGATCGAGGATATACTCAGACAGGAAGGTATCAGGTACTTTTTTCTTGAGTCCCATGGAATTGACCATGCAGATGTAGTACCACTGTATGGGATATATGCACCCCTGTTCACCCCTTCGGGCGTAGCCGCCTTTGCAAGAGATCAGGACAGCACCGAAGAGGTATGGTCAGCACAGAAAGGATTTCCCGGAGACCCGCTATACAGAGAGTTTTACCGTGATATCGGCCATGAACTCGACATGGATTATATCGCTCCCTATATAGAAGACAACGTTAGAGTGGATACGGGAATAAAATACTGGAAAATCACCGGTCCGGGATCACACAAGGGCTACTACAACCCTTACAGGGCAAGAGAGCGGGCTGCAGATCATGCCGCCATCTATATGAATAAGAGAATCGCACAGATAAACCAGCTCTCCTCCGTTATGAGCAAAGAGCCTGTAATCGTTGCCACTTTTGATGCTGAGCTCTTTGGTCACTGGTGGTATGAAGGTCCTCAGTGGCTCGATTATCTTATAAGAAAAACCGCTTTCGATCAATCAACCATGGCTATGCTCTCGCCTCAGAGCTATCTTAACAGACACCCCGTTCACCAGCACGGTATGCCCTGCATGTCAAGCTGGGGACACAGAGGATATTTTGAGGTATGGTGCAATGGTAAAACAGATTGGATTCTGACTCATTTAAATGAGTGTATCAGAAGAATGAAATGCCTCGCGGAAAAATACAGCACTGTTCCTCAGGAATCCAAAATCACCAAAGCTCTCAACCAGTGTGTCAGAGAGCTTCTCCTTGCACAAAGCTCAGACTGGCCTTTCATGATTACCAATTCAACCTCAGAGCAGTATGCATCCAGAAGGGTAAGAGACCATATCAGCAGATTTCACTTTCTGGCTGATTATATTGAAAGTAATCAGTCAAACAGCAATATGGTTGAGACACTGGAACACCTCGACTCAATTTTCCCGAATGCAGATTTCAGGATGTACTCCAAATAA
- a CDS encoding Flagellin protein FlaA: MFVDSLSLAVSRIGSHYNTSRKGLSVSLERLSTGRRFEQPRDGIGDFIRIQRIRQDRRDYDEISKNLSRATAILNVAESAGMEVVNNFQRLKEITELYHMRSTTDENRSLYELEFDTLLVNMNTIKNTISFDGKQLIQHTDTVARINLDPHNPDSVLEIRFDESQMFDTSGLSINSGGSKETAMQAIEEQMGKAMLYLGQTSGFMRSVNTQTELIGSVVENGHAYESTLGSINEVEELSKMVTHDMRQQASISMLMHANVARQAILKLLG; this comes from the coding sequence ATGTTTGTAGACTCACTCAGTCTGGCTGTGTCCCGCATAGGTAGTCATTACAACACATCGCGAAAAGGTTTATCGGTTTCTCTTGAGAGACTTTCTACCGGGAGGCGTTTTGAGCAGCCCCGGGATGGTATTGGCGATTTTATCCGTATACAGCGGATCAGGCAGGATCGCAGGGATTATGACGAGATTTCAAAAAATCTCTCCAGAGCTACTGCAATACTGAACGTTGCTGAAAGTGCAGGAATGGAAGTTGTAAATAATTTTCAGAGGCTCAAAGAGATAACAGAGCTTTACCATATGCGTTCAACTACCGATGAAAACAGGTCTCTTTATGAGCTTGAGTTTGACACTTTGCTGGTCAACATGAATACCATAAAGAACACTATAAGCTTTGATGGCAAGCAGCTGATTCAGCATACAGACACTGTCGCAAGGATTAACCTCGACCCTCATAATCCCGACTCAGTTCTTGAAATCCGGTTTGATGAGAGTCAGATGTTTGACACTTCCGGGCTGTCAATAAATTCGGGGGGATCGAAAGAAACTGCCATGCAGGCTATTGAGGAGCAGATGGGAAAGGCGATGCTTTATCTTGGGCAGACAAGCGGCTTTATGAGATCGGTAAATACACAAACAGAGCTTATAGGGTCTGTGGTGGAGAACGGACATGCGTATGAGTCAACTTTGGGAAGTATAAATGAAGTGGAAGAACTAAGTAAAATGGTAACCCATGATATGCGGCAGCAAGCTTCTATCTCAATGCTCATGCACGCCAATGTGGCCCGGCAGGCTATTCTGAAACTGCTCGGTTGA
- a CDS encoding amino acid-binding ACT domain-containing protein has product MIIKQLTVFLENKSGRLTEVTEILSSANINISALSIAETSEYGILRLIVSDPEVAVKALKENLFSVNLTDVICLCIPNQPGSLMSAIKVLSNANVSVEYMYAFAKGDRAQAIIRCDDSDKAISLFSEHKMELLEESDL; this is encoded by the coding sequence ATGATTATCAAACAGCTCACAGTGTTCCTTGAGAATAAATCCGGTCGTCTGACAGAAGTGACAGAAATCCTCAGCAGTGCAAATATCAACATTTCTGCCCTCAGCATCGCTGAAACATCCGAATATGGAATACTGAGACTCATTGTTTCAGACCCAGAGGTTGCAGTGAAGGCTCTCAAGGAGAATCTCTTTAGTGTAAATCTGACAGATGTAATCTGTCTCTGTATTCCCAATCAGCCGGGTTCACTCATGAGTGCAATCAAGGTTCTGTCCAATGCGAATGTAAGTGTTGAGTACATGTATGCTTTTGCAAAAGGTGACAGAGCTCAGGCAATTATCAGATGCGATGATTCGGATAAGGCGATCAGCCTTTTTTCTGAACATAAAATGGAACTGCTTGAGGAATCTGATCTGTAA
- a CDS encoding Transcriptional regulator, TetR family, giving the protein MNKEFSVKQTFNNLPEQKRQRVIQSSIAEFGEHGYEHGSTDRIVKRAGISKGGLYEYIESKKDLFLFSVDYTYTRLYEFIGDHISSKQIVLPSDILERFRLIASIAIEFYIQHPEMISFIVKCNHLKDTVLMSEVQKIFLDKFDELFSGAESAPLAFPLKEVIELLRWLLVKTRNDFVARLAVNSDTEGVRREYMNEWNLYLSMLSRGIYKEKKL; this is encoded by the coding sequence GTGAATAAAGAGTTTTCGGTGAAACAAACGTTCAACAATCTTCCAGAGCAGAAAAGACAGCGGGTCATCCAAAGCAGTATCGCAGAGTTTGGTGAACATGGTTATGAGCATGGATCCACTGACAGAATTGTAAAGAGAGCCGGTATATCAAAAGGGGGACTTTATGAATATATCGAGAGCAAAAAGGATCTCTTTCTCTTCTCGGTTGACTATACCTATACCCGTCTGTATGAATTTATAGGTGATCATATCTCCTCAAAACAGATAGTGCTTCCATCAGATATACTTGAAAGGTTCAGGCTGATCGCCTCGATTGCCATAGAGTTTTATATCCAACATCCGGAAATGATATCCTTTATTGTAAAGTGCAATCACCTTAAAGACACGGTGCTGATGTCAGAGGTTCAGAAGATATTTCTGGACAAATTTGATGAGCTTTTTTCCGGTGCAGAGAGCGCCCCCCTTGCATTTCCACTTAAAGAGGTTATTGAGCTTCTCAGGTGGCTGCTTGTGAAAACCAGAAACGACTTTGTAGCCAGATTGGCAGTTAACTCTGATACCGAAGGGGTCAGAAGGGAATACATGAATGAGTGGAACCTGTATCTTTCCATGCTCAGCAGAGGGATATACAAAGAGAAAAAACTATAA
- a CDS encoding Glycosyl transferase: MRIALLSWETLHSVSVGGVAVHVTELAAALERKGHEVHVFTRMRWHDDWHYSNIHGVHYHRTPYNGSADFICDINNMCRSFVDALFATEDYMGAHFDIVHAHDWMASNAMVWIKQGRGRKGVLTIHSTEYGRCGNNFYDGPSSIIMDHERHGSYVADQVITVSQLLKNEVQWIYNLPDCKTHVVANGISFHEFNGWIDQGEIKARYGIGPLDPTVLFVGRMTTQKGPDLLIRSIPSILHYYPNAKFILSGNGDMRGEVENLANTLGVSHACRFYGAFPRGELIDLYRACDCVSVPSRNEPFGLVVLEAWAAGKPVIATHNGTEFVWHDVNGFKVYPDPESISWGIGSLFANFEHARWMGQKGREAVENAFSWDLIADQTLDVYNK; the protein is encoded by the coding sequence ATGCGTATCGCATTACTCTCCTGGGAAACACTTCACTCGGTATCAGTAGGAGGAGTTGCTGTTCATGTTACAGAACTGGCAGCAGCTTTGGAACGTAAGGGGCATGAAGTTCACGTGTTTACAAGAATGCGCTGGCATGATGACTGGCACTACAGCAATATTCATGGCGTACACTATCACAGAACTCCCTACAACGGCTCCGCTGACTTCATCTGTGATATAAACAATATGTGCAGATCCTTTGTTGATGCTCTGTTTGCAACTGAAGATTACATGGGAGCTCATTTCGATATAGTACACGCCCATGACTGGATGGCCTCCAATGCCATGGTTTGGATTAAACAGGGGAGGGGAAGAAAGGGAGTGCTTACCATCCACTCAACAGAATACGGACGATGCGGAAACAACTTCTACGACGGTCCCTCTTCAATCATTATGGATCACGAACGCCATGGAAGCTATGTGGCAGATCAGGTTATCACAGTTTCACAGCTGCTAAAAAATGAAGTGCAATGGATTTACAATCTCCCTGACTGTAAAACACATGTAGTGGCCAACGGAATTTCATTCCACGAATTCAATGGCTGGATTGACCAGGGTGAGATCAAAGCCAGATACGGCATAGGCCCTCTGGATCCTACCGTTCTTTTTGTTGGCAGAATGACAACCCAAAAGGGACCAGACCTGCTGATAAGATCGATTCCCAGTATCCTGCACTACTACCCCAATGCAAAATTTATACTCTCTGGAAATGGTGATATGCGGGGGGAAGTTGAAAATCTGGCCAACACTCTTGGAGTTTCGCATGCATGCCGCTTTTACGGTGCTTTCCCGAGAGGGGAACTGATTGACCTTTACAGAGCCTGTGATTGTGTGTCCGTGCCAAGCAGAAATGAACCTTTTGGACTGGTGGTACTTGAGGCATGGGCTGCCGGGAAACCGGTTATTGCCACACACAATGGGACTGAGTTTGTCTGGCACGATGTCAATGGGTTTAAAGTGTATCCGGATCCTGAGTCTATCTCATGGGGAATCGGTTCTCTTTTCGCCAATTTCGAGCACGCACGCTGGATGGGTCAGAAGGGAAGAGAAGCAGTTGAAAATGCTTTCTCATGGGATCTTATAGCTGATCAGACACTTGATGTTTACAACAAGTAA
- a CDS encoding thioesterase codes for MSRQQHHEKLQRMYLNAAVNRQYEPKISVSRGEAEVIIEVKEDFFHSAHSVHGSVYFKVLDDSSYFAASSLVTDCHLVTVSYNLYFLRPVKEGFLRGVGKVVNSSRRVIVAESEVFDSRGKLAARGSGTFMKSSLPLDENVGYL; via the coding sequence ATGAGTCGCCAGCAGCATCATGAAAAACTTCAGCGCATGTATCTAAACGCAGCGGTGAATCGCCAGTATGAGCCAAAGATCTCTGTTTCCAGAGGTGAGGCTGAAGTGATCATTGAAGTCAAAGAGGATTTCTTCCACTCAGCCCACTCTGTTCATGGTTCTGTATATTTTAAGGTCCTCGATGACTCCTCGTACTTTGCTGCCAGCTCTCTTGTGACTGATTGCCATCTGGTGACAGTCAGTTATAATCTCTATTTTCTGCGGCCTGTGAAGGAGGGCTTTTTACGGGGAGTGGGCAAAGTTGTAAACAGCTCCAGAAGAGTCATTGTCGCTGAATCAGAGGTGTTTGACAGCAGAGGCAAACTTGCGGCACGGGGAAGCGGGACTTTTATGAAAAGCTCTCTGCCGCTCGATGAAAATGTAGGTTATCTGTAA